The Rhinoraja longicauda isolate Sanriku21f chromosome 28, sRhiLon1.1, whole genome shotgun sequence DNA segment TAAAATATCTAATTTAAAAAATGTACTTCAATAAAGGAaggtgtgggcggcacggtggcgcagcgggtagagctgctgcctcacggcgccagtgacccgggttccatcctgaccacgggtgctgtctgtgtggagttcgtaccttccccctgtgacctcgtgggttttcaccaggtgctccagtttccacccatattcctaagacatgcgggtttgtaggttaattggcttctataaattgttcctggtgtgtgggatagaaccagtgtacaggcgatcactggttggcacggactagatgggccgaagggcctatttccaagcctTATCGTGAGACtctagacttagagatacagggcggaaacaggcttttcggcccacccagtccgcgccgaccagcgatcaccccgtacactagcaccatcccacacacattagggacaatttttttgacaaagctaattaaccttcaaacctgcacgcctttggagtgtgggaggaaaccggtgcacccggagaaagcccacacaggtcacggggagaacgtacaaactccgtacagacagcgcccgcagtcaggatcgaacccgggtctccggcgttgtacaactctaccgctgagcccaaTCAGGAGTTCAACGGAGATTCAGTGCGCCctgtgtgtctctaaactaaaccaaatcaaatCTTGTTTGCGAATTTCTAAGAAACatgcaatgttaaaaaaaatcgacaacaaatttaaaaaaaaactttggaaAGGCAAGAAAAGTGTAACTTAAAAATGAAAATACACCTCACCTGTATTTTTCTTCCAGACTGCGTTGGAGCAAGGCAGGCTTTCAGAAGGGAAGCATGTTCTGAGTCGTGGCAGGGTGGCACTTTGAGAGAGGGAGTAAGGTGCAGggtgggggtatggaaagaagggcCCAGACACAGGAGAGTGCCCGGGTCTGTGAAACCTCAGGCTGGGTGGGGCAAACAGCGGGGGCTCCAGCAGGGGCAGGGGTTGCGGTGTGGCGGGGACTAACGGCAGCGGGTTTAGTGAGGGGTGCAGACTAGGCAGGGGGTCGGGCAGCAGGCCGACGGGCATGGAGCTGACCACGTCCGCACTGCCGGCCTTCCCCAGCTGCCTGATCACGCTCTGGAACTTCACCGGCTCGGCGGGGGCCGGAGGATCCGGGTCACTCGCGGGCAAAGGGTCGGGCGGCCGATGGTCGGTCTCCGGCCGCGGACTGCTCGCCGCGCCGCCGCACGCTCGCACGTGCTTGGAGAAGGACTGGTGTTTTTGAAAGCGAGCTTTACACCCAGGGCACCTGCAAAGCAAATCATTCCAAAGTTACACCTTTGATTGCTCATGacaacaacatttttaaaaaaattaaaaataagtcaCTTTTAAGTGCAGCGTTCCGGATTGGAGAGGCATGTTCAGCAGCCTAGAAaatcgcaggtcaggcagcatctctggagagaaggaatgggagacgttttgg contains these protein-coding regions:
- the znf414 gene encoding zinc finger protein 414 → MSYSTDPEKRVVDSAHSLEGRVYKCCANDCHESFSSMHHLMNHMKAHYKPNRYYKCPGCKARFQKHQSFSKHVRACGGAASSPRPETDHRPPDPLPASDPDPPAPAEPVKFQSVIRQLGKAGSADVVSSMPVGLLPDPLPSLHPSLNPLPLVPATPQPLPLLEPPLFAPPSLRFHRPGHSPVSGPFFPYPHPAPYSLSQSATLPRLRTCFPSESLPCSNAVWKKNTAQSSSSRIVWEHTRGRYNCLQCPYTSESRDEMTLHVQEHSKTLGSRSPSEGGMFVSPGDNYTALSMQFSESLWT